One genomic window of Paramormyrops kingsleyae isolate MSU_618 chromosome 22, PKINGS_0.4, whole genome shotgun sequence includes the following:
- the LOC111846423 gene encoding BAH and coiled-coil domain-containing protein 1-like isoform X2 produces MFVWGGGLMGNSSASFMGTFLTSSLSSPASHSSGPPTSPSSPSFRGGTHSNASQIWFPHSHDAPGYARFSGSLAHTFLPMSHLDHHGNSSVLYGQHPFYDAQKENFYLRGLPSQQPLISANHSLSSVTRTTSGQPLRSCSREHKSLKEATAERLSVGGTKDKERGGGKQEAKDRERHKQQQPQPNGHSLEEETALVRHKAVLAGECREPLESRAKQLSACLLSSKTPGGEPPLGRHPGAAGATRCSKEAISREMRISEPPADCLQRAPVLQHSVPYPMPPSVGSAANPGGFHCLPLHPSHSHHPPHPPYHSEFYSPPPPAPLANPIVQEKALQPKLTGPTFVPSVGHQDNRAGRPFQLGNPDCRRAGDAGGIKDKVVEKGGGEGAGGGSEGAGSWPRRPHWQQQVYPKADKAPAWPHPHLQQQPHLAPSGHLGPRPRSSDCLGGTDMDSFRASLPQGALGAAPFRDCSHMGPSPGVQSGEAKGVASRSEGVGGGCALQRDGQKVARICHQQQARSAQEAAAPEPGRDGKQKLEMVALGYVGGQQQPVPPWAVRAHHMQAEEERRKAYLESLASIRASRTLGQQPQQQLGGIGPSASPRGPQGEVSAIRSLLKYSSQHQPHLLPQRTPFGGLGCLKSGTVGAGCPPQGSKQTLPSKKGLAPNGDRVDCGDGRGREARDTSHREGEVRQPPVGIAVAVARHSEPPCHPLDGPSGHNRHGRAMPATKDGPRTGCSLEPDVEEGRKRMCDEQLSQPCMEREQELLIRDNKKRVEFASIHPSSSCHGDLTSHIMVPGGTSLQSSQIGTDPSAHHPSHHHWMPQTGSPSLWMAGHSYGIGHSALHQGLPPGFSTPLPSTLQPVLPLTQDTSTPLVVLPGEPAVHPSAHHLDVIEQPGLWPPVYSACGAPSHIQHTAVYSRSQFLRQQELYALQQQQQQQQQRAAHAMELQHRSNHVQMQKKAEDAPEGLDMLVPEPPRPPKPFSVVPSHRKTGSSGSCTARLSPCCRSPSLRSPNTKGTPCPAPSPAAAAPHSPALSPALLRMPKQAERQDMRVEGQPPQDYPQSLEPDLPPGYTYPAIVIGYRGGPSPHEGPLAEPADLEAVQVEPLDPAPPPASTLAEEVERATAAGVDLEQQEAEAEQPGEVEVSVMPQPEPDELFRGCRLAEGPVHEELAALDKAQSVTPYQEGEVMQVDPSEDAATQEGVEEGWQVVTYGHVDPDHCAEGCMLGESRAVSPDLGCVPACTPPSPVMGSPQASFLSCWSLELLIAAAFCAGGDTPPPAPVALPCPRSRGMELLSELAELESWQWDRDSHEEYPSTPGLHNLATLATARALEVVPQGDVEAGAEPSARRTLNLRRKCTWTPRHEPVCPVKGAMETMGAQELAMRVRLAELQRRYKEKQRELVKLQRKQEQNIEEIPRSPARRGPGRPRKRKSTLGTGHQALTEAPRNIRSLGAGLSLQPEILIGCGEVHLKKKKLSNQSFERLGATQIKARCCKPGVRAATFSSKLVHGVSQQKQKTKASRGGSLALGRRLAPGGHPLLSTARSSNDSDEHSDTEEDEEEGSYDSEDADDVLHPRDGSASLVVTGPSPSSIVKLEANQKAKNKKERQGLSGSLSLSCVEGQVKVKKKVPSRPMPLARPRKPAEDKEEGRPRRVRGPSPRHQQAMWGMRGDRRSPAVISERLKRATRKSVTQQVPTRKSKGRAVSRLLESFAANEGFQMDEDSSFSDGGEDGSQPGHMCHVTRSTPALPSCILTKELLMDGLKVLISEDELLYAARIHTLELTDIYSITIDGERRSRQKIYSLEQLLQEAVLDVQPGSEALLTSGQRVCAYWSERSRCLYPGYVSRGGTYEDGKAGGVMVEFDDGDRGRISLPNIRLLPPDYQIHSPASVEPPTLVACAGQRGRRSSTLEKAPLSHMTSEKPSKMVNVKECKAITKAKPGRPKGSTTKNSLVTRMNKTANPMLSWPVDLVPKKKAINNLFQVNGSPRKPFKRKEVEAFSLSSPTVAPAKGIFRSSFAVDSFSSIANGYSSFGNQPSVMSVSSRSSLCGRGRRPGEGGGMQGRKAEFLVKLDHEGVTSPKTKNSKALLLRGSTGHGSQLDKGFDTKGVAAMAQTIGYSHPALLIKDNNKADGTRADLLLKGVSHLQKPTPSLVLADYADFGMNCHSDCPSSYSDMDEEEDDDDERGAPMATASGGLRTAGSFLSRLSVSSSSSGSSSSSSSGSLSSSSLCSSDNDSSYSSEDEEGSALLLQGCLSSHRPLLQPPEPASGPTQGSFVAKTMTVPGTKAENDNSASSKPLKRKQCPGSAPKSPKDLAKRQKFQAVNNQPKVSAFLPARQLWKWSGNPTQRRGMKGKARKLFYKAVVRGRETVCIGDCAVFLSAGRPHLPYVGRIESFWESWSSSMVVKVKWFYHPEETKLGKQQRDGKHALYQSSHEDENDVQTISHKCQVVSREEYEQLSRIRKPIGNSQELYYLAGTYDPANGQLFTAEGLPILC; encoded by the exons GTGGTGGCTTGATGGGGAACTCCTCTGCCTCCTTCATGGGCACGTTCCTCACCAGCAGCCTGAGCTCCCCAGCCTCGCACTCCTCGGGTCCCCCCACATCGCCCTCCTCGCCATCCTTCCGGGGGGGCACGCACTCCAACGCCTCGCAGATATGGTTCCCCCACTCCCATGATG CCCCAGGGTATGCCCGCTTCTCAGGGAGCCTGGCGCACACCTTCCTTCCCATGAGCCACCTGGATCACCATGGGAACAGCAGCGTCCTATATGGCCAGCACCCCTTCTATGATGCCCAAAAAG AAAACTTCTATCTCAGAGGCCTTCCGTCCCAGCAGCCCCTCatctcagccaatcacagcctcTCTTCTGTCACCCGGACGACCAGTGGACAGCCACTGCGGTCATGCAGTCGTGAGCACAAAAGCCTCAAAGAGGCAACGGCAGAGAGGCTCTCCGTTGGCGGCACCAAAGACAAGGAGAGGGGCGGCGGCAAGCAGGAGGCGAAGGACAGGGAGCGCCACAAGCAGCAGCAGCCACAGCCAAACGGGCACAGCCTGGAGGAGGAGACAGCCCTGGTGAGGCACAAGGCCGTGCTGGCTGGGGAGTGTCGGGAGCCCCTGGAGAGCAGGGCCAAGCAGCTCAGTGCCTGCCTGCTGAGCTCCAAGACGCCGGGCGGGGAGCCACCTCTGGGCAGGCACCCAGGGGCCGCAGGGGCCACTCGCTGCTCCAAGGAGGCCATCAGTCGAGAGATGCGGATCAGCGAGCCGCCAGCTGACTGCCTGCAGAGGGCACCGGTGCTGCAGCACTCAGTACCGTACCCCATGCCTCCATCCGTGGGCTCCGCCGCCAACCCTGGGGGCTTCCACTGCCTACCCCTGCACCCAAGCCACAGCCACCACCCCCCACATCCCCCGTACCATTCGGAATTCTACAGCCCACCCCCACCGGCACCTCTCGCCAACCCCATCGTGCAAGAGAAGGCCCTCCAGCCTAAGCTCACTGGGCCCACTTTCGTGCCATCCGTGGGCCACCAAGACAACAGGGCGGGCAGGCCCTTCCAGTTGGGGAACCCCGACTGCCGGAGGGCAGGAGATGCAGGTGGCATCAAGGACAAGGTGGTAGAAAAGGGTGGCGGCGAGGGGGCGGGAGGCGGCAGTGAGGGGGCTGGCAGCTGGCCCCGGAGACCACACTGGCAGCAGCAGGTGTACCCCAAAGCCGACAAGGCCCCTGCCTGGCCCCATCCGCACCTGCAGCAGCAGCCGCACTTGGCCCCCTCGGGGCACCTGGGCCCTCGGCCCCGCAGTAGCGACTGCCTCGGTGGCACCGACATGGACTCGTTTAGAGCCTCCCTCCCCCAAGGAGCGCTCGGTGCAGCCCCTTTCCGTGACTGTTCCCACATGGGCCCATCTCCCGGCGTCCAGTCTGGCGAGGCAAAGGGCGTGGCCTCTCGCAGCGAGGGGGTCGGCGGCGGCTGTGCGCTGCAGCGAGACGGCCAGAAGGTGGCCCGCATCTGCCACCAGCAGCAAGCCAGGTCCGCCCAGGAAGCAGCTGCACCCGAGCCGGGGCGGGACGggaagcagaagctggagaTGGTGGCTCTCGGGTACGTAGGTGGGCAGCAGCAGCCGGTGCCCCCCTGGGCTGTGCGAGCCCATCACatgcaggcggaggaggagcgGCGGAAAGCCTACCTGGAGTCGCTGGCCAGCATCAGGGCTAGCAGGACACTGGGTCAGCAGCCTCAGCAGCAGCTGGGTGGCATTGGCCCCTCAGCCAGCCCCCGAGGCCCCCAGGGAgaggtgagtgccatcagaaGTCTCCTGAAGTACAGCAGCCAGCACCAGCCGCACCTGCTGCCCCAGAGGACACCCTTTGGGGGCCTGGGCTGTCTGAAGTCGGGCACTGTCGGggctggctgccccccccagggCAGCAAGCAGACCCTGCCCTCGAAGAAGGGCCTTGCCCCTAATGGAGACAGGGTGGACTGTGGGGACGGGAGGGGCCGTGAGGCCAGGGATACATCCCACAGGGAGGGGGAGGTGCGCCAGCCTCCCGTTGGCATAGCCGTCGCCGTGGCAAGGCACAGCGAGCCCCCCTGCCACCCCCTGGACGGTCCTTCCGGCCACAACCGGCACGGAAGGGCCATGCCTGCCACAAAAG ACGGACCAAGGACAGGCTGTTCATTGGAACCTGATGTGGAGGAAGGCAGGAAGAGGATGTGTGATGAACAGCTGAGCCAGCCATGCATGGAGAGGGAACAGGAGCTTCTAATCAG GGATAATAAGAAGCGAGTGGAGTTTGCAAGCATCCATCCCTCCAGCAGTTGCCATGGTGACCTCACATCTCACATCATGGTCCCAGGTGGGACTTCTTTGCAGTCTAGCCAAATAGGCACCGACCCCTCTGCACACCATCCGTCTCACCACCACTGGATGCCACAGACAGGAAGTCCTTCCCTCTGGATGGCCGGACATTCCTACG GGATCGGCCACTCCGCCCTGCACCAGGGCCTCCCCCCCGGCTTCTCGACGCCCCTGCCCAGCACATTGCAGCCAGTGCTGCCCCTGACCCAGGACACCTCCACGCCCCTTGTGGTGCTGCCTGGGGAGCCCGCGGTCCACCCATCTGCCCATCACCTCG ATGTGATTGAGCAGCCTGGCTTGTGGCCCCCAGTGTACAGTGCCTGCGGAGCCCCGTCACACATACAACACACCGCAGTCTACTCCCGCTCCCAGTTTCTACGGCAACAGGAGCTGTAtgccctgcagcagcagcagcagcaacagcagcagcggGCTGCTCATGCGATGGAGCTGCAGCACAGGAGCAACCATGTACAG ATGCAGAAGAAGGCTGAAGATGCCCCCGAGGGGCTGGATATGCTGGTGCCGGAGCCCCCACGCCCCCCCAAGCCCTTCTCCGTGGTGCCGTCACACAGAAAGACTGGCTCGTCGGGGTCATGCACGGCACGCCTGTCCCCCTGCTGTCGCTCTCCGTCCCTGCGGTCCCCCAACACCAAGGGCACGCCgtgccccgcccccagcccaGCAGCTGCCGCACCCCACTCCCCGGCCCTGAGCCCCGCGCTGCTGCGCATGCCGAAGCAGGCCGAGCGCCAGGACATGAGAGTGGAGGGGCAGCCACCGCAGGACTACCCACAATCCCTGGAGCCTG ACTTGCCACCTGGGTACACATACCCTGCCATCGTCATAGGCTACCGGGGCGGCCCCTCCCCTCATGAAGGCCCATTGGCCGAGCCTGCCGACCTGGAGGCGGTACAGGTGGAGCCCCTGGATCCGGCCCCACCTCCTGCATCCACGTTGGCAGAGGAGGTTGAGCGTGCCACAGCAGCTGGGGTGGACCTGGAGCAACAGGAGGCAGAGGCAGAGCAGCCTGGGGAAGTGGAGGTCAGTGTCATGCCTCAGCCAGAACCAGATGAGCTGTTCAGAGGCTGCCGTTTGGCAGAGGGGCCGGTCCATGAGGAGCTTGCTGCTTTAGACAAGGCCCAGAGCGTCACCCCCTACCAAGAAGGGGAGGTTATGCAAGTGGACCCAAGTGAGGATGCAGCAACCCAGGAAGGAGTAGAGGAAGGATGGCAAGTGGTCACCTATGGCCATGTGGACCCCGACCATTGTGCAGAAGGATGCATGCTTGGGGAGTCCAGGGCGGTGTCCCCTGACTTGGGCTGCGTTCCTgcctgcacccccccctcccctgtgaTGGGGTCCCCCCAAGCCTCCTTCCTCAGCTGCTGGAGCCTGGAGCTGCTAATTGCCGCTGCCTTCTGTGCTGGTGGGGACACGCCTCCTCCTGCCCCTGTGGCCCTGCCCTGCCCACGCAGCCGCGGCATGGAGCTACTGAGTGAGCTGGCGGAACTGGAGTCATGGCAGTGGGACCGGGACAGTCATG AGGAGTATCCATCAACCCCCGGCCTCCATAATCTCGCCACCTTGGCTACCGCCCGTGCCCTGGAGGTGGTGCCCCAGGGGGATGTGGAAGCCGGAGCAGAGCCCTCTGCCCGCAGGACCCTCAATCTGCGCAGAAAGTGCACCTGGACCCCTCGACACGAGCCG GTCTGCCCAGTGAAGGGTGCCATGGAGACCATGGGGGCGCAGGAACTGGCCATGCGTGTGCGATTGGCAGAACTGCAACGGCGCTATAAGGAGAAGCAGAGGGAGCTGGTGAAGCTGCAGAGGAAGCAGGAACAGAA CATTGAGGAGATTCCTCGCAGCCCTGCCCGTCGAGGACCTGGACGGCCACGAAAACGCAAGTCCACCCTTGGTACAGGCCATCAGGCTCTGACAGAGGCCCCGCGCAACATCAG GTCTCTGGGGGCGGGGCTCAGTCTGCAGCCTGAGATCCTGATTGGCTGTGGAGAGGTGCACCTCAAAAAGAAGAAGCTGTCCAACCAGAGTTTTGAGCGTCTCGGTGCCACACAG ATTAAGGCACGATGCTGCAAGCCCGGGGTGCGGGCAGCGACGTTTAGCTCCAAGCTGGTCCACGGCGTGTCCCAGCAGAAGCAGAAGACCAAAGCATCGCGGGGGGGCTCTCTAGCCTTGGGCCGCAGGCTCGCCCCGGGAGGCCACCCATTACTTAGCACTGCCAGGTCTAGCAATGACTCAGATGAACACAGTGACACAG aggaagatgaagaggagGGTAGTTATGACAGTGAGGATGCAGATGACGTCTTGCATCCCAGAGACGGCTCCGCCAGCTTGGTGGTGACTGGCCCCTCCCCCTCGTCCATTGTAAAGTTAGAAGCCAATCAGAAAGCGAAGAACAAGAAGGAGCGACAAGGCCTCAGCG GATCCCTAAGCCTTTCCTGCGTCGAAGGTCAGGTGAAGGTGAAGAAGAAGGTCCCCTCCAGGCCAATGCCCCTGGCGCGCCCCAGGAAGCCAGCCGAGGACAAGGAGGAGGGGAGGCCAAGGAGAGTCCGGGGCCCCAGTCCTCGCCACCAGCAGGCGATGTGGGGGATGCGAGGAGACAGGAGATCGCCTGCAGTCATCAGCGAGAGGCTGAAGAGGGCAACACGCAAGAGTGTGACACAGCAAGTGCCGACCAGAAAG TCCAAAGGTCGTGCGGTAAGTCGGCTGCTGGAGAGCTTTGCGGCCAACGAAGGCTTTCAAATGGACGAGGATAGCAGCTTCTCAGATGGTGGGGAGGACGGAAGCCAGCCAGGGCACATGTGTCACGTGACCAGGAGCACACCGG CCCTCCCCAGCTGCATCCTGACCAAAGAGCTGCTCATGGATGGTTTGAAGGTCCTGATCTCGGAAGATGAGCTCCTGTACGCCGCTCGCATCCACACGCTGGAGCTGACGGACAT CTACAGCATCACCATTGACGGCGAGCGAAGAAGCCGGCAGAAGATCTACTCCTTGGAGCAGCTCTTACAGGAAGCT GTCCTTGATGTGCAGCCAGGGAGCGAGGCGCTGCTAACATCGGGCCAGCGGGTATGCGCGTACTGGAGCGAGCGCTCACGGTGTCTCTACCCCGGATATGTTAGCCGAG GAGGCACTTATGAAGATGGGAAGGCAGGTGGTGTCATGGTGGAGTTCGACGATGGAGATCGGGGGCGGATCTCACTGCCCAATATTCGCCTCCTCCCCCCTGACTATCAGATCCACT CACCCGCAAGCGTCGAGCCACCTACCCTGGTGGCCTGTGCTGGACAGAGGGGACGAAGGAGCTCCACATTGGAGAAGGCACCTCTGTCTCACATGACATCTGAGAAGCCAAGCAAAATGGTGAATGTGAAGGAGTGCAAGGCCATCACCAAGGCCAAGCCAG GCAGACCGAAAGGTTCAACAACAAAGAATTCCTTGGTGACCAGGATGAATAAGACTGCCAACCCTATGCTCAGCTGGCCAGTGGATTTGGTGCCCAAAAAGAAGGCTATAAACAATCTCTTCCAGGTCAATGGGAGCCCCAGGAAACCCTTCAAAAGGAAGGAGGTTGAAGCCTTTTCACTCTCATCTCCTACAGTTGCCCCAGCTAAAGGAATCTTCCGGAGCTCCTTCGCCGTGGACTCCTTCAGCAGCATTGCTAATGGTTACTCCTCTTTTGGAAACCAGCCGTCTGTGATGTCTGTCAGTTCCAGAAGCTCCCTCTGCGGTCGGGGCAGGAGGCCAGGTGAAGGTGGGGGCATGCAGGGCCGGAAGGCAGAGTTTCTTGTCAAACTTGACCATGAGGGGGTAACCTCGCCTAAGACAAAGAACAGCAAAGCCTTATTGCTGCGAGGATCCACAGGGCATGGAAGTCAGCTGGACAAAGGCTTTGACACAAAAGGGGTGGCTGCCATGGCCCAGACAATTGGTTATTCTCACCCTGCTCTGCTCATTAAAGACAACAATAAGGCGGATGGCACTCGAGCAGATCTCCTGCTCAAAGGGGTGTCCCACCTGCAGAAACCTACACCATCCTTGGTCTTAGCTGATTACGCTGACTTTGGCATGAACTGTCACAGTGACTGTCCCAGTTCCTACTCTGACATGGACGAGgaagaggatgatgatgatgagagGGGAGCCCCCATGGCTACTGCCTCTGGGGGCCTCAGAACAGCTGGAAGCTTCCTTTCCCGTCTCTCAGTCTCATCTTCCTCCTCTGGTTCCTCTAGTTCCTCCAGCTCTGGCTCCCTGTCCAGCTCCAGCCTCTGCTCCTCAGACAATGACTCGTCCTACAGCTCGGAGGATGAGGAAGGCTCTGCACTGCTGCTGCAGGGCTGCCTCTCCTCCCATCGGCCCCTCCTGCAACCCCCAGAACCAGCATCTGGGCCAACTCAGGGGTCCTTTGTCGCCAAGACCATGACTGTTCCTGGCACAAAGGCCGAGAATGACAACAGTGCCAGCAGCAAGCCACTCAAACGAAAGCAGTGTCCAGGCTCTGCCCCTAAGAGTCCAAAGGATCTGGCTAAGAGACAGAAGTTCCAGGCGGTGAATAACCAGCCCAAGGTCTCGGCTTTTCTGCCAGCACGCCAGCTTTGGAAATGGTCTGGAAACCCCACACAG AGGAGGGGCATGAAGGGTAAAGCACGCAAGCTGTTCTATAAAGCTGTGGTGCGCGGCCGAGAGACTGTGTGCATCGGGGACTGTGCGGTATTCCTCTCCGCCGGCCGCCCACACCTGCCCTACGTGGGCCGCATCGAGAGCTTTTGGGAGTCCTGGAGCAGCAGCATGGTGGTGAAGGTGAAGTGGTTCTACCATCCTGAGGAGACAAAGCTGGGCAAGCAGCAACGTGATGGCAAG catgccctgtaCCAGTCCTCCCATGAAGATGAGAATGATGTCCAGACAATCTCCCACAAGTGCCAGGTGGTGAGCCGTGAAGAGTACGAGCAGCTGAGCCGTATTAGGAAGCCCATTGGTAACAGCCAGGAGCTCTACTACCTGGCTGGGACTTATGACCCGGCCAACGGCCAGCTCTTTACTGCGGAGGGCCTGCCCATCCTGTGCTAG